A genomic window from Vigna radiata var. radiata cultivar VC1973A chromosome 2, Vradiata_ver6, whole genome shotgun sequence includes:
- the LOC106754497 gene encoding diacylglycerol kinase 5 isoform X1, whose protein sequence is MVVINCKRSVSRFLVKSFEMTMADGNYCRKSSWEIDMGDGSYDRTLREFCIPDYILVSGSEGKSVSPVPTCPVIVFINSKSGGQLGGELLVSYSTLLNKNQVFDLGKNAPDKVLQRLYATLETLKHNGDDFAAEIQNRLRIIVAGGDGTASWLLGVVSDLKLPHPPPIATVPLGTGNNLPFAFGWGKKNPTTDIQSVTSFLMNVKAAKEMKIDSWHIVMRMKAPKEGSCDPIAPLELPHAMHAFQRVSSTDKLNMDGYHTFRGGFWNYFSMGMDAQVSYAFHSERKLHPEKFKNQLYNQSAYLKLGCSQGWFFSSLFQSSRNIGQLAKVKIMKKGHWEDLHIPRSIRSIVCLNLPSFSGGLNPWGKPNRKKSIYRDLTLPYVDDGLFEVVGFRDAWHGLVLLAPNGHGTRLAQTSRIRFEFHKGAADCTFMRIDGEPWKQPLPKDDDTVVVEISHHGQVSMLATQLCRSKSMYDPSSPSVDREEDDSTDEELEEDCEERRKFGAADTFKYPDGIDISQVS, encoded by the exons ATGGTGGTGATAAATTGCAAGCGTTCAGTTTCTCGTTTCCTCGTTAAGAG TTTTGAAATGACAATGGCTGATGGTAATTACTGTAGAAAGTCGAG CTGGGAAATAGATATGGGAGACGGTAGTTATGATAGAACTTTGAGAGAGTTCTGTATTCCGGATTACATATTAGTGTCAGGATCTGAGGGAAAAAGTGTCTCGCCTGTACCTACGTGTCCTGTGATTGTTTTCATAAACTCCAAAAGTGGTGGCCAGCTTGGAGGGGAGCTTCTTGTTTCCTATAGTACACTTCTTAACAAAAACCAG GTTTTTGATTTGGGAAAAAATGCTCCGGATAAGGTGCTGCAGAGGCTTTATGCTACTTTGGAAACGCTCAAGCACAATGGGGATGATTTTGCAGCGGAAATTCAGAATAGATTGAGAATAATT GTTGCAGGTGGAGATGGTACTGCTAGCTGGCTTCTTGGAGTTGTATCTGACCTTAAATTACCTCATCCGCCACCAATTGCAACGGTGCCATTGGGGACGGGAAATAATCTTCCCTTTGCATTTGGATgg gGAAAGAAAAATCCAACCACGGATATTCAATCAGTGACGTCATTCCTAATGAATGTAAAAGCGgcaaaggaaatgaaaatagaCAG CTGGCATATTGTTATGAGAATGAAGGCTCCAAAAGAAGGTTCATGTGACCCTATTGCACCCCTTGAGCTGCCTCACGCTATGCATGCATTTCAGCGTGTCTCTTCAACAGATAAGCTAAACATG GACGGTTACCACACTTTCCGTGGGGGATTTTGGAACTACTTTAGCATGG GAATGGATGCTCAAGTATCTTATGCATTTCATTCAGAGAGGAAATTGCATCcagaaaagtttaaaaatcagTTATATAATCAG AGTGCCTATCTGAAGCTTGGCTGTTCACAAGGGTGGttcttttcttctctgtttCAATCTTCACG GAATATAGGTCAGCTGGCAAAGgtcaaaataatgaaaaaaggTCATTGGGAAGATCTCCACATACCTCGCAG CATTCGGTCAATTGTTTGCCTGAACTTGCCCAGCTTTTCTGGTGGACTCAATCCTTGGGGAAAACCAAATAGGAAGAAATCAATTTAT AGGGACCTGACTCTTCCCTATGTGGATGATGGCCTATTTGAGgtagttggttttagagatgcTTGGCATGGTCTTGTTTTGCTTGCACCAAATGGACACGGGACTCGTTTGGCACAG ACAAGCAGAATCCGATTTGAGTTTCACAAGGGTGCAGCTGACTGCACATTCATGAGAATTGACGGAGAGCCATGGAAACAACCCCTACCAAAAGATGATGACACAGTCGTTGTTGAGATATCACACCATGGTCAAGTTAGCATGCTTGCCACCCAATTGTGCCGTTCTAAAAGTATGTATGATCCCTCCTCACCTTCTGTTGACCGGGAAGAAGATGATAGCACTGATGAAGAACTAGAAGAAGATTGCGAAGAACGCCGCAAATTTGGTGCAGCTGATACATTCAAATACCCTGATGGAATTGATATATCTCAAGTAAGTTAG
- the LOC106754497 gene encoding diacylglycerol kinase 5 isoform X2 produces the protein MVVINCKRSVSRFLVKSWEIDMGDGSYDRTLREFCIPDYILVSGSEGKSVSPVPTCPVIVFINSKSGGQLGGELLVSYSTLLNKNQVFDLGKNAPDKVLQRLYATLETLKHNGDDFAAEIQNRLRIIVAGGDGTASWLLGVVSDLKLPHPPPIATVPLGTGNNLPFAFGWGKKNPTTDIQSVTSFLMNVKAAKEMKIDSWHIVMRMKAPKEGSCDPIAPLELPHAMHAFQRVSSTDKLNMDGYHTFRGGFWNYFSMGMDAQVSYAFHSERKLHPEKFKNQLYNQSAYLKLGCSQGWFFSSLFQSSRNIGQLAKVKIMKKGHWEDLHIPRSIRSIVCLNLPSFSGGLNPWGKPNRKKSIYRDLTLPYVDDGLFEVVGFRDAWHGLVLLAPNGHGTRLAQTSRIRFEFHKGAADCTFMRIDGEPWKQPLPKDDDTVVVEISHHGQVSMLATQLCRSKSMYDPSSPSVDREEDDSTDEELEEDCEERRKFGAADTFKYPDGIDISQVS, from the exons ATGGTGGTGATAAATTGCAAGCGTTCAGTTTCTCGTTTCCTCGTTAAGAG CTGGGAAATAGATATGGGAGACGGTAGTTATGATAGAACTTTGAGAGAGTTCTGTATTCCGGATTACATATTAGTGTCAGGATCTGAGGGAAAAAGTGTCTCGCCTGTACCTACGTGTCCTGTGATTGTTTTCATAAACTCCAAAAGTGGTGGCCAGCTTGGAGGGGAGCTTCTTGTTTCCTATAGTACACTTCTTAACAAAAACCAG GTTTTTGATTTGGGAAAAAATGCTCCGGATAAGGTGCTGCAGAGGCTTTATGCTACTTTGGAAACGCTCAAGCACAATGGGGATGATTTTGCAGCGGAAATTCAGAATAGATTGAGAATAATT GTTGCAGGTGGAGATGGTACTGCTAGCTGGCTTCTTGGAGTTGTATCTGACCTTAAATTACCTCATCCGCCACCAATTGCAACGGTGCCATTGGGGACGGGAAATAATCTTCCCTTTGCATTTGGATgg gGAAAGAAAAATCCAACCACGGATATTCAATCAGTGACGTCATTCCTAATGAATGTAAAAGCGgcaaaggaaatgaaaatagaCAG CTGGCATATTGTTATGAGAATGAAGGCTCCAAAAGAAGGTTCATGTGACCCTATTGCACCCCTTGAGCTGCCTCACGCTATGCATGCATTTCAGCGTGTCTCTTCAACAGATAAGCTAAACATG GACGGTTACCACACTTTCCGTGGGGGATTTTGGAACTACTTTAGCATGG GAATGGATGCTCAAGTATCTTATGCATTTCATTCAGAGAGGAAATTGCATCcagaaaagtttaaaaatcagTTATATAATCAG AGTGCCTATCTGAAGCTTGGCTGTTCACAAGGGTGGttcttttcttctctgtttCAATCTTCACG GAATATAGGTCAGCTGGCAAAGgtcaaaataatgaaaaaaggTCATTGGGAAGATCTCCACATACCTCGCAG CATTCGGTCAATTGTTTGCCTGAACTTGCCCAGCTTTTCTGGTGGACTCAATCCTTGGGGAAAACCAAATAGGAAGAAATCAATTTAT AGGGACCTGACTCTTCCCTATGTGGATGATGGCCTATTTGAGgtagttggttttagagatgcTTGGCATGGTCTTGTTTTGCTTGCACCAAATGGACACGGGACTCGTTTGGCACAG ACAAGCAGAATCCGATTTGAGTTTCACAAGGGTGCAGCTGACTGCACATTCATGAGAATTGACGGAGAGCCATGGAAACAACCCCTACCAAAAGATGATGACACAGTCGTTGTTGAGATATCACACCATGGTCAAGTTAGCATGCTTGCCACCCAATTGTGCCGTTCTAAAAGTATGTATGATCCCTCCTCACCTTCTGTTGACCGGGAAGAAGATGATAGCACTGATGAAGAACTAGAAGAAGATTGCGAAGAACGCCGCAAATTTGGTGCAGCTGATACATTCAAATACCCTGATGGAATTGATATATCTCAAGTAAGTTAG
- the LOC106754497 gene encoding diacylglycerol kinase 5 isoform X3 gives MGDGSYDRTLREFCIPDYILVSGSEGKSVSPVPTCPVIVFINSKSGGQLGGELLVSYSTLLNKNQVFDLGKNAPDKVLQRLYATLETLKHNGDDFAAEIQNRLRIIVAGGDGTASWLLGVVSDLKLPHPPPIATVPLGTGNNLPFAFGWGKKNPTTDIQSVTSFLMNVKAAKEMKIDSWHIVMRMKAPKEGSCDPIAPLELPHAMHAFQRVSSTDKLNMDGYHTFRGGFWNYFSMGMDAQVSYAFHSERKLHPEKFKNQLYNQSAYLKLGCSQGWFFSSLFQSSRNIGQLAKVKIMKKGHWEDLHIPRSIRSIVCLNLPSFSGGLNPWGKPNRKKSIYRDLTLPYVDDGLFEVVGFRDAWHGLVLLAPNGHGTRLAQTSRIRFEFHKGAADCTFMRIDGEPWKQPLPKDDDTVVVEISHHGQVSMLATQLCRSKSMYDPSSPSVDREEDDSTDEELEEDCEERRKFGAADTFKYPDGIDISQVS, from the exons ATGGGAGACGGTAGTTATGATAGAACTTTGAGAGAGTTCTGTATTCCGGATTACATATTAGTGTCAGGATCTGAGGGAAAAAGTGTCTCGCCTGTACCTACGTGTCCTGTGATTGTTTTCATAAACTCCAAAAGTGGTGGCCAGCTTGGAGGGGAGCTTCTTGTTTCCTATAGTACACTTCTTAACAAAAACCAG GTTTTTGATTTGGGAAAAAATGCTCCGGATAAGGTGCTGCAGAGGCTTTATGCTACTTTGGAAACGCTCAAGCACAATGGGGATGATTTTGCAGCGGAAATTCAGAATAGATTGAGAATAATT GTTGCAGGTGGAGATGGTACTGCTAGCTGGCTTCTTGGAGTTGTATCTGACCTTAAATTACCTCATCCGCCACCAATTGCAACGGTGCCATTGGGGACGGGAAATAATCTTCCCTTTGCATTTGGATgg gGAAAGAAAAATCCAACCACGGATATTCAATCAGTGACGTCATTCCTAATGAATGTAAAAGCGgcaaaggaaatgaaaatagaCAG CTGGCATATTGTTATGAGAATGAAGGCTCCAAAAGAAGGTTCATGTGACCCTATTGCACCCCTTGAGCTGCCTCACGCTATGCATGCATTTCAGCGTGTCTCTTCAACAGATAAGCTAAACATG GACGGTTACCACACTTTCCGTGGGGGATTTTGGAACTACTTTAGCATGG GAATGGATGCTCAAGTATCTTATGCATTTCATTCAGAGAGGAAATTGCATCcagaaaagtttaaaaatcagTTATATAATCAG AGTGCCTATCTGAAGCTTGGCTGTTCACAAGGGTGGttcttttcttctctgtttCAATCTTCACG GAATATAGGTCAGCTGGCAAAGgtcaaaataatgaaaaaaggTCATTGGGAAGATCTCCACATACCTCGCAG CATTCGGTCAATTGTTTGCCTGAACTTGCCCAGCTTTTCTGGTGGACTCAATCCTTGGGGAAAACCAAATAGGAAGAAATCAATTTAT AGGGACCTGACTCTTCCCTATGTGGATGATGGCCTATTTGAGgtagttggttttagagatgcTTGGCATGGTCTTGTTTTGCTTGCACCAAATGGACACGGGACTCGTTTGGCACAG ACAAGCAGAATCCGATTTGAGTTTCACAAGGGTGCAGCTGACTGCACATTCATGAGAATTGACGGAGAGCCATGGAAACAACCCCTACCAAAAGATGATGACACAGTCGTTGTTGAGATATCACACCATGGTCAAGTTAGCATGCTTGCCACCCAATTGTGCCGTTCTAAAAGTATGTATGATCCCTCCTCACCTTCTGTTGACCGGGAAGAAGATGATAGCACTGATGAAGAACTAGAAGAAGATTGCGAAGAACGCCGCAAATTTGGTGCAGCTGATACATTCAAATACCCTGATGGAATTGATATATCTCAAGTAAGTTAG